The DNA window ACTTGACGCTGGCGGAGTTTCAAAAGCGGGGGCTGATGCACATTCCGTCCGACGGGCCGCTGCCGGTGTCGGTGCCGGGTTGCGTCGATGGGTGGTTTGAGTTGCACAAACGGTTCGGCAAAACGCCCATGCCGACGATTCTGTCGCACGCGATCCGCTACGCCCGCGAGGGGTACCCCGTCCACGACGAAGCTGCGTTTTACTGGCCGTCGATGCTTGCCCGGTTCAGCAAGTACCCCAACGTTAAAGAAACCTACGCGCCGGGCGGGGCCGCGCCCAAACGGGGTGATGTATTTAAAAATCCAGCCCTCGCCAACACCCTCGAATCAATCGCCAAAGGTGGGCGCGACGCCTTCTACAAAGGTCCGATTGCCCAGACTATCGACGCGTTTATGAAGCGCAACGGCGGTTTTCTGAGCGCGAAAGACCTCGCCGATCACACGTCTGAATGGGTCGAACCAGTGTCGACCAACTACCGGGGGTACGACGTCTGGGAATTGCCGCCCAACAGTCAGGGCATTGCTGCGTTGCAGATGCTGAACCTGCTGGAGGGCTACGACTTTTCAAAAATTCCGTGGGGTAGTGCCGAGCACATTCACACCTTTATCGAAGCAAAGAAACTGGCGTTTGAAGACCGGGCGAAGTACTACGCCGACCCAGCATTCGTCAAAATTCCTGTGAAGGAACTCGTCAGCAAACCGTACGCGGCCGAACGGCGAAAACTCATCGGCGAACGAGCCGCCACGCGGGTCGACGCGGGAAACCCGGCCCTGAAAGACGGCGACACAATCTACCTTACCGTCGCCGACGACGAAGGCAATATGGTCTCGCTAATTCAGAGCAACTACCGGGGCTTCGGCTCCGGCATGGTACCCGACGGGCTGGGCTTTACATTACAGAACCGGGGTGAACTTTACAGCCTGACCGACGGGCAAAACAACACCTACGCGCCCCACAAACGCCCGTTCCAAACCATTATCCCCGCCTTCGTTACCAAAGACGGACAGCCGTATATGAGTTTTGGCGTGATGGGCGGCAGCTTTCAACCGCTGGGTCACGTCGAGATTCTGATGAACATGATCGACTACGGCATGAACCCGCAGGAAGCCGGTGACGCTCCCCGCATCGACCATCAGGGGTCGTCGGAGCCGACGGGCGAACGCATGGTTGATTCCGGGCAGATCACGCTGGAATCGGGCTTTCCCTACGAGACCATCCGCGACCTGATGCGCCGGGGGCACCGCGTCGGCTACGGGCTGGGCGGCTACGGCGGGTATCAGGCGATTATGTACGACGCCAAAAACAAGGTGTACCACGGGGCCACCGAGTCGCGCAAAGACGGACAGGCCGCTGGCTACTAAGCCGCCCTGAGCCGCGCTTCGGGAATGTGCAGCCGACACAGCGCGCCGTTCTGCTGGATAAACTCGACCTGTCCATCGAGCTGATTACTCAGTGACGCAACCAGCCGCTTACCGAACGAGGGTCGTCCACCCCGCAGCAGCCAGTCGTCCGGGTGAATGCCGGGGCCATTATCCTGCACTTCCAGCGTCAGGCCATTCTGCGTGTGCAGGCCAACACGCAGCCGGGGATGCTTACTCTGGGCGTAGGCGTACTTGAACGCGTTGGTAATTAACTCGTTGGCAATCAAGCCCAGCGGGATGGCAACATCAACGTCCAGCTCCTGCTCATCAGCGTCGATTACCAGGTCAAAATCGCGGTCGGAATAGCCATACGCGTACATCAGACTCTGCGCCAGGTCGGTCAGGTACGACCGGATATTGATCGTCGTGATACCGTCGGTCTGGTACAGGCGCTGGTGAATGAGTGCCATCGCTTCGACCCGCTGTTGCCCAACGCGCACCGCCTGCACCGCTTTCTCGTCCTGCAAATTACTGGCCTGTAGCGACAGCAGGCTCGACACGATAGCGAGGTTGTTTTTTACGCGGTGGTGAAGTTCTTTCATCAGCGTTTTCAGCTGCTCGGCCTGCGTCGCCAGTTGCTGACTATTCCCCGTGATAATACCGTTCTGCGTGGCCAGCTTCTGATTCGACCGCCGGATTATCAGGTACTGCCCGATGAGCAGACTGACCAGCACGGCCATCAGGCCCAATCCACCGCTCATGTACTCGACCTGCCGCGTTTTTTCCAGGTTACGCGACCCCAGATCCGCGATCTGACGCTGTTTGGCCTGGGTGTCGTACTGGGTCTGCAACTCAAGGATTGCCCGCGTCTTTTCGATGTCGGCCACCGTTTTCATCTGCGCCAGCCGTCGGGTTTCAGCCGCCTGAATAGCCGCAATTTCCCGCGCTTTATTGGCTTCGACCTGCGCAACGGCCTGCGTTTTAGCCAACTCGGCGCTCGCTTTGATACTGGCCACTTCAGTCGCCTGCTGCACCGCATAGCGGCCTTCCAGCTGGGCAATGGTGCGGGTCTTCGCCTGATTCACCAGCGAATCGCCAATCTGCTTGTACTTCACGGCCGCTTCGTACGCCTTTTGGTACTGCCCGGCCGCGGCATACGCGCGCGACAGCGTGCCATACACCGAATTCGCCAGTGGTGCGTCGCCAGACCGTTTGAGCTGTTCAAGCGACTTTTCGGCGAACATCACTGCCTTGTCGGGCTGTTTTAGTCCAATGTGCGCGGTCGCCAGATTACGGTAATTATGCGCCAGACTGCTGTAGCGTTTTAGATTTAAATTAATGGCTAACGCTTTCTCGAGGTACTGAACCGCCATCTGGTAGTCTTTCTCGACGTTGTAATTTTTACCCAGATTGTTGTAGAATATCCGTGCGTCTTCGGGCTGCACCTCCGTGTTGTTCATCGGTGCCAGCCCCTTTAAAAAGCACTCCCGCCCCTGCTTTATTTCGCCGAGATCCTCGTACAGAATCCCCAGATTAATGTAGTTGGTACGCAGTTCTTTGGTCGCTTTCAGGCGCTGGTTCATGGCAATAGCCTGTTGCATGTAGGCAATACCCTGCCGGGTGTAGGCTTTGACCCCCTGACTGTCGCCCATGAGTTTGTAAAGCAACCCCAGGCTATGATACGTCTTGGCAATCGACTGTACTTTATTTACTTTGTTGTACTGCTCGATCGCCTGCTGATAACAGGTCAGCGCGTCTTCGTACTGCCCCTGGTACGT is part of the Spirosoma rhododendri genome and encodes:
- a CDS encoding tetratricopeptide repeat protein; the encoded protein is MYLFNRWFVGLLVVAATCGQSAMAQQGQQLIDSLKTSLTLKLPDTTRVHAYYDIANAFYKQSQFDSALAYLGPVLTISQKKKYWAGLGDYHRLKGTVRTYQGQYEDALTCYQQAIEQYNKVNKVQSIAKTYHSLGLLYKLMGDSQGVKAYTRQGIAYMQQAIAMNQRLKATKELRTNYINLGILYEDLGEIKQGRECFLKGLAPMNNTEVQPEDARIFYNNLGKNYNVEKDYQMAVQYLEKALAINLNLKRYSSLAHNYRNLATAHIGLKQPDKAVMFAEKSLEQLKRSGDAPLANSVYGTLSRAYAAAGQYQKAYEAAVKYKQIGDSLVNQAKTRTIAQLEGRYAVQQATEVASIKASAELAKTQAVAQVEANKAREIAAIQAAETRRLAQMKTVADIEKTRAILELQTQYDTQAKQRQIADLGSRNLEKTRQVEYMSGGLGLMAVLVSLLIGQYLIIRRSNQKLATQNGIITGNSQQLATQAEQLKTLMKELHHRVKNNLAIVSSLLSLQASNLQDEKAVQAVRVGQQRVEAMALIHQRLYQTDGITTINIRSYLTDLAQSLMYAYGYSDRDFDLVIDADEQELDVDVAIPLGLIANELITNAFKYAYAQSKHPRLRVGLHTQNGLTLEVQDNGPGIHPDDWLLRGGRPSFGKRLVASLSNQLDGQVEFIQQNGALCRLHIPEARLRAA